From the Sphingomonas suaedae genome, one window contains:
- a CDS encoding sigma-70 family RNA polymerase sigma factor, with product MAGNPIEPSSRLADFQHERKRLIRLAYRMLGSFSEAEDVVQDAWLKWEQVDGSVDSPAAYLTRIVTRLCLDRLKSARSRRETYIGPWLPDPLVGSIDPDETIADDITVTLMLAMERLSPLERAAFLLHDVFDVALSDVAVALSREPAAVRQLASRARKHVQAARPRFSVEAAEASRITQAFFVAARDGDTASLASLLAQDVEIHSDGGGKVLAFRNVIRGVDRALRLFAGLRRKNAPVAELLRTAEIDGLPGYISVDRGLVQTTALDIRGGKIAAIYIVRNPDKLQHLAGNMIG from the coding sequence ATGGCCGGAAATCCGATCGAACCAAGCTCTCGCCTGGCTGACTTCCAGCACGAGCGTAAGCGGCTTATCCGCTTGGCATATCGAATGCTCGGTTCATTCAGCGAAGCTGAGGATGTCGTGCAGGATGCGTGGCTCAAATGGGAGCAGGTCGACGGCAGTGTCGATTCACCCGCCGCCTATTTGACGCGGATCGTCACGCGACTGTGCCTCGACCGTCTTAAATCCGCTCGTTCGCGCCGGGAAACCTACATCGGCCCGTGGTTGCCGGACCCATTGGTGGGCTCGATCGATCCCGATGAAACGATTGCCGACGATATCACGGTGACGCTGATGCTTGCCATGGAGCGCCTGTCGCCGCTGGAACGCGCAGCCTTCCTGCTCCACGACGTGTTCGACGTTGCGTTGAGCGACGTTGCTGTCGCGCTCAGCCGCGAGCCAGCGGCGGTGCGTCAGTTGGCGTCTCGAGCGCGCAAGCATGTCCAGGCCGCTCGGCCGCGTTTCAGCGTGGAAGCAGCCGAGGCAAGCCGGATTACACAGGCATTCTTCGTCGCCGCACGCGATGGGGATACTGCTTCGCTCGCATCGCTGCTTGCCCAAGATGTCGAGATCCACTCGGACGGCGGCGGAAAGGTCTTGGCCTTCCGCAACGTTATTCGCGGTGTTGATCGCGCGCTGCGCTTGTTCGCTGGACTGCGGCGCAAGAACGCTCCGGTCGCCGAACTGCTGCGCACTGCGGAAATCGATGGTCTGCCTGGCTACATCAGCGTCGACCGCGGCCTCGTGCAGACCACCGCGCTCGATATACGCGGCGGCAAGATCGCGGCAATCTACATCGTTCGTAATCCTGACAAGTTGCAGCATCTGGCAGGCAACATGATCGGCTAG
- a CDS encoding holin family protein: MSILEGLIGPIAGLIDKIIPDPKARDAAKLELIKLEGTQELERVRTQLSAIVAEAQSPDPWTSRARPSFLYVMYALLLWAIPMGLIGAVQPEMAKGIAAGMNAYLAGIPESLYALFGTGYLGYTAARQWGKIKGVEK, from the coding sequence ATGAGCATCCTCGAAGGACTGATCGGCCCGATCGCCGGCCTGATCGACAAGATCATTCCCGATCCCAAGGCGCGTGACGCCGCCAAGCTCGAACTCATCAAGCTCGAAGGCACGCAGGAGCTTGAGCGCGTCCGCACCCAGCTGTCGGCGATCGTCGCCGAGGCACAGTCGCCCGACCCCTGGACCAGCCGCGCCCGGCCCAGCTTCCTCTACGTCATGTATGCGCTGCTGCTCTGGGCGATCCCGATGGGCCTGATCGGCGCGGTCCAGCCGGAGATGGCGAAGGGCATCGCTGCGGGGATGAACGCCTATCTCGCGGGCATCCCGGAATCGCTCTATGCGCTCTTCGGCACCGGCTATCTCGGCTACACCGCCGCACGCCAATGGGGGAAGATCAAGGGCGTGGAGAAGTGA
- the purU gene encoding formyltetrahydrofolate deformylase: MTQSHILTLSCPDRPGIVHAVSGILFRHGGNIRSSRQFEDPETGLFFLRIVFATASTDDAIRAEMGEIAAQFGMDWQLVPADRRMKVLILVSKFDHCLGYLLYQQRIGELPMEIVGIASNHPRDALRVAIPDDIPFHHLPITPDTKPAQEAQIKALVAESGAELVVLARYMQILSDDLAGFLTGRCINIHHSFLPSFKGARPYHQAHKRGVKMIGATAHYVTADLDEGPIIHQATEPVTHADTAEDLVRKGRDIESHVLGRAVAWHVEHRVLANGSKTVVFGD; encoded by the coding sequence ATGACCCAATCCCATATCCTGACGCTCAGCTGCCCCGACCGGCCCGGCATCGTCCATGCGGTGAGCGGCATCCTGTTTCGCCACGGCGGCAATATCCGCAGCTCGCGCCAGTTCGAGGATCCGGAGACGGGGTTGTTCTTCCTGCGCATCGTCTTTGCCACCGCATCGACCGACGATGCGATCCGCGCGGAGATGGGGGAGATCGCGGCACAGTTCGGCATGGACTGGCAGCTGGTGCCCGCCGACCGGCGGATGAAGGTGCTGATCCTCGTCTCCAAATTCGACCATTGCCTGGGCTATCTCCTCTATCAGCAGCGGATCGGCGAGCTGCCGATGGAGATTGTCGGCATCGCCAGCAACCATCCGCGCGACGCGCTGCGGGTGGCGATTCCCGATGACATCCCCTTTCATCATCTCCCGATCACCCCCGATACCAAGCCCGCGCAGGAGGCGCAGATCAAAGCGCTGGTCGCGGAGAGCGGCGCCGAGCTGGTGGTGCTGGCGCGCTATATGCAGATCCTGTCGGACGATCTCGCCGGGTTCCTGACGGGGCGGTGCATCAACATCCACCACAGCTTCCTGCCGAGCTTCAAGGGCGCACGGCCCTATCATCAGGCGCACAAGCGCGGGGTGAAGATGATCGGCGCCACCGCGCATTACGTCACCGCCGATCTCGACGAGGGGCCGATCATCCATCAGGCGACCGAGCCGGTGACCCATGCCGATACCGCCGAGGATCTGGTGCGCAAGGGCCGCGATATCGAGAGCCATGTGCTGGGCCGCGCGGTCGCCTGGCATGTCGAGCATCGCGTGCTGGCGAACGGATCGAAGACGGTGGTGTTCGGCGACTGA
- a CDS encoding tyrosine-type recombinase/integrase produces MALSVVAIKAAKSRDKAYKLSDSDGLYLLVTPAGGRYWRMNYRHLGKQKTLAFGVWPETGLAEARAERDAARKVLARGDDPAERIKLDRIAAAVAASNSFEAVADEWLSKVEKEGRSSVTMKKLRWLLGFINAAIGKRPIASISAQELLLMLRKMEGKGRYETAKRLRSTCSQVFRYAIATARADRDVASDLRGALIVPKHVHRAAITTPREAGALLRSIDAFKDSPNVHAALRLLPHVFVRPGELRFAEWADIDLDKAVWTIPAHKTKMRRAHSVPLSRQSLAILRSIEHDAADKGFLFPSRTSADRPMSENTINAALRRMGYAQDQMTGHGFRAMAATLLNEMGLWHADAIERQLAHCDNNAVRRAYTRGEYWDERVRMMQHWSDHLDFLRDGATVLTGKFARADCS; encoded by the coding sequence ATGGCGTTGTCGGTTGTGGCAATCAAAGCGGCCAAGAGTCGCGACAAGGCGTACAAGCTCAGCGATAGCGACGGGCTCTACCTGCTCGTGACGCCTGCGGGCGGTCGCTACTGGCGAATGAACTACCGTCATCTGGGAAAGCAGAAGACCCTCGCATTCGGCGTGTGGCCCGAAACCGGGCTCGCCGAGGCGCGCGCCGAGCGCGACGCGGCACGTAAGGTACTCGCGCGCGGCGATGATCCAGCCGAGCGGATCAAGCTCGATCGGATCGCAGCGGCGGTAGCTGCCTCGAACAGCTTTGAAGCTGTGGCCGACGAATGGCTGTCCAAGGTCGAGAAGGAAGGACGCTCATCCGTCACGATGAAGAAGCTGCGCTGGCTGCTGGGGTTCATCAACGCAGCGATCGGCAAACGCCCCATCGCCTCTATCTCCGCGCAGGAGCTTTTGCTGATGCTCCGCAAGATGGAAGGCAAAGGCCGCTACGAGACCGCCAAGCGGCTGCGCAGCACCTGCTCGCAGGTGTTCCGATACGCCATCGCGACGGCGCGTGCCGACCGGGATGTCGCAAGCGACCTGCGCGGCGCGCTGATCGTGCCGAAGCATGTCCATCGTGCCGCCATCACGACACCCCGAGAGGCTGGCGCGCTGCTGCGTTCGATCGACGCGTTCAAGGACAGCCCCAATGTCCACGCGGCATTGCGGCTATTGCCGCATGTGTTCGTCCGCCCGGGTGAGCTGCGCTTCGCCGAATGGGCCGATATCGACCTCGACAAGGCCGTCTGGACGATCCCGGCGCACAAGACGAAGATGCGGCGCGCTCACAGCGTCCCCCTCTCCCGCCAGTCGCTCGCCATCCTCCGCTCAATCGAGCATGACGCGGCCGATAAAGGCTTCCTATTTCCGTCGCGAACATCAGCCGATCGACCGATGTCGGAGAACACGATCAACGCCGCCCTGCGCCGGATGGGCTATGCTCAGGATCAGATGACCGGACACGGCTTCCGGGCGATGGCTGCAACCCTACTCAATGAAATGGGTCTGTGGCACGCTGACGCGATCGAGAGACAGCTCGCCCACTGCGACAACAACGCGGTTCGCCGCGCCTACACCCGCGGCGAGTATTGGGACGAACGCGTGCGCATGATGCAGCACTGGTCCGACCATCTCGATTTCCTCCGAGATGGTGCGACTGTGCTCACGGGCAAATTTGCGCGGGCGGACTGCTCTTAG
- a CDS encoding glycoside hydrolase family 108 protein — MTIDQLIDDVIAREGGYSDHPADRGGPTRWGVTERVARAHGYSGEMRVFPRDEAAAIYRRLYWLRPRLDQVAQRAPALAAELFDTGVNMGPGVAARFLQRALNGLNRNGRDYPDMPVDGAIGPVTLAALTAFLDLRGAHGERVLLKAVEALQGERYLALAESRPANEAFLYGWLANRIGS; from the coding sequence ATGACCATCGACCAACTAATCGACGACGTAATCGCCCGAGAGGGCGGCTATAGCGACCATCCCGCCGACCGCGGTGGACCCACACGCTGGGGCGTCACCGAGCGCGTCGCCCGCGCGCATGGCTATTCGGGGGAGATGCGCGTCTTTCCGCGCGACGAGGCTGCGGCAATCTATCGCCGCCTCTACTGGCTGCGCCCCCGGCTCGACCAAGTGGCGCAGCGCGCGCCCGCGCTCGCCGCCGAACTGTTCGACACTGGCGTCAATATGGGGCCGGGGGTCGCCGCGCGATTTCTGCAACGCGCGCTCAACGGCCTCAACCGCAACGGGCGGGATTATCCCGACATGCCCGTCGACGGCGCGATCGGGCCGGTCACGCTCGCCGCGCTGACCGCCTTTCTCGACCTGCGCGGCGCCCATGGCGAGCGCGTGCTGCTGAAAGCGGTCGAGGCGCTTCAGGGCGAGCGCTATCTCGCGCTCGCCGAATCCCGTCCCGCCAACGAAGCCTTTCTCTATGGCTGGCTCGCGAACCGCATCGGTTCGTGA
- a CDS encoding response regulator: MGNSKRIVLLVESDILIRSPLAEYLRECGYHVLEASGATEARQHVQAAASSIDVILADAAGDGGFALASWVREVQPGVAVVLAGSVDMAAEKAGNLCEQGPDIAKPYDHQLVLNRIRRMLASRDRG, encoded by the coding sequence ATGGGCAACAGCAAGCGCATCGTTCTTTTGGTCGAATCCGATATCCTGATCCGGAGCCCGCTGGCGGAGTATCTCCGCGAATGCGGCTATCATGTTCTCGAGGCGAGCGGCGCGACGGAGGCGCGGCAGCATGTCCAGGCCGCCGCCAGCTCGATCGATGTCATTCTCGCGGATGCCGCGGGCGATGGAGGCTTTGCCCTCGCGAGTTGGGTCCGCGAGGTTCAACCCGGTGTCGCGGTGGTTCTCGCCGGTTCCGTCGATATGGCGGCCGAAAAGGCGGGCAATCTTTGCGAACAAGGACCTGATATTGCGAAGCCGTACGACCATCAACTGGTACTGAACCGCATCCGCCGGATGCTCGCGTCGCGCGACAGGGGCTGA
- a CDS encoding sensor histidine kinase — MPAATPETPQLSLNLAMAVVASSHAPVLLLDANRVVVGASQAFCDAFDIDPDTVMGQEFSKLGGGEWAVAQLQSLMKATASGLAEVKNYEFDLKREGRAARCLVLNAHKLNYGEGEPIRLLLAIADVTDARIAEKMTEDLIRDKGTLLQELQHRVANSLQIIASVLMQSAKRVQSDEARKHLHEAHHRVMSVAAIQKQLAVSSIDRVSLKPYLTQLCESIGASMIHDPDQISLEVSSDESRVSAEVSVSLGLIVTELVINALKHAFPEGRQGKIIVDYGSEGPAWTLSVVDDGVGMPKAPTQAAAKAGLGTNIVQALAKQLEARITIFDAEPGTAVSLEHGDAETEDLAPEAV; from the coding sequence ATGCCTGCAGCAACGCCCGAAACTCCCCAGCTGAGCCTGAATCTTGCGATGGCCGTTGTTGCCTCATCACACGCACCAGTGTTGTTGCTGGACGCGAATCGTGTGGTGGTGGGTGCCAGCCAAGCCTTCTGCGATGCGTTCGACATCGACCCCGACACGGTCATGGGCCAAGAGTTTTCGAAGCTGGGTGGAGGCGAGTGGGCTGTCGCTCAGCTCCAATCCCTGATGAAGGCGACCGCATCTGGCCTGGCCGAGGTGAAGAACTACGAATTCGACCTGAAGCGGGAGGGCCGCGCGGCGCGCTGTCTGGTCCTCAACGCCCACAAGCTCAATTACGGCGAGGGCGAACCCATCCGGCTGTTGCTCGCTATTGCCGACGTTACCGACGCTCGCATCGCTGAAAAGATGACTGAGGATCTGATTCGAGACAAAGGAACCCTGCTCCAGGAGTTGCAGCACCGTGTCGCCAACAGTCTGCAGATCATCGCCAGCGTATTGATGCAGAGCGCAAAGCGGGTGCAGTCGGACGAGGCGCGCAAGCATCTCCACGAAGCCCACCACCGCGTCATGTCGGTTGCCGCCATCCAGAAGCAGCTCGCCGTCTCCTCGATCGACCGTGTCAGCCTGAAGCCCTATTTGACCCAGCTGTGCGAAAGCATTGGCGCATCGATGATCCACGACCCCGACCAGATCAGCCTCGAGGTCTCCAGCGACGAGAGCCGCGTCAGTGCCGAAGTATCGGTCAGCCTTGGTCTCATCGTCACCGAACTGGTTATCAACGCACTGAAGCATGCGTTTCCCGAAGGGCGACAGGGCAAGATCATAGTGGACTATGGTAGTGAGGGACCCGCCTGGACCCTATCGGTGGTGGACGATGGCGTTGGTATGCCGAAGGCGCCAACCCAAGCTGCAGCGAAGGCTGGCTTAGGCACGAACATCGTCCAGGCGCTCGCCAAGCAGCTGGAGGCGCGTATCACTATCTTCGACGCGGAACCCGGAACCGCAGTATCGCTGGAGCATGGCGATGCGGAGACTGAGGATTTGGCGCCTGAAGCCGTTTAG
- a CDS encoding response regulator, giving the protein MQALERDDEVWPIYVLVVEDEPFLRSLLADELRDVGFTVVEAANADEALAYAQVNRNIDLVFSDIQMPGSMNGIALAASLRAANPALPVILTSGNIVPDTVTQLSAFVPKPYRLAEAVSLVFKTLGVAPRGQED; this is encoded by the coding sequence ATGCAGGCGCTAGAACGGGATGACGAGGTCTGGCCGATCTATGTCCTCGTCGTCGAGGATGAGCCATTCCTACGCTCGCTCCTCGCAGATGAATTGCGCGACGTGGGTTTCACCGTCGTGGAGGCAGCCAACGCGGATGAGGCGCTCGCCTATGCGCAGGTCAACCGCAACATCGATCTTGTGTTCTCGGACATCCAGATGCCAGGCTCGATGAACGGGATCGCTCTGGCCGCGTCCCTGCGCGCTGCAAATCCGGCGCTTCCCGTCATCCTGACCTCAGGGAACATCGTGCCGGACACAGTAACCCAGCTGAGCGCATTTGTCCCCAAACCCTATCGACTGGCGGAAGCAGTTTCGCTCGTCTTCAAGACCCTCGGAGTGGCACCGCGAGGCCAAGAGGATTGA
- a CDS encoding TlyA family RNA methyltransferase: MAKTRPDQLLVERGLAESRTRAQALILAGLVFSGDKRVDKPGQPIAPDAPLTVKGRDHPWVSRGGVKLAHGLDHFGIDPVGMVAIDVGSSTGGFTDVLLSRGAARVYAVDSGTNQLAWKLRQDDRVVVHEQTSARVLTAAHIPEPVDIVVCDASFIGLSKVLERPFAFVREGAWVVALIKPQFEAGRGEVGKGGVVRDPAVHERVCAEVVAWLEGAGWSVAGVTTSPITGPEGNVEFLVAARAGEDGALIQQPS, encoded by the coding sequence ATGGCCAAGACGCGACCCGATCAGTTGCTCGTCGAACGCGGGCTGGCGGAGAGCCGGACGCGGGCGCAGGCGTTGATCCTGGCGGGGCTGGTGTTCAGCGGCGACAAGCGGGTGGACAAGCCCGGCCAGCCGATTGCGCCCGACGCGCCGCTGACCGTCAAGGGGCGCGACCACCCCTGGGTTTCGCGCGGCGGGGTGAAGCTGGCGCATGGGCTCGACCATTTCGGCATCGATCCCGTCGGCATGGTGGCGATCGATGTGGGATCGTCGACCGGGGGCTTTACCGATGTGCTGCTGAGCCGGGGCGCCGCGCGCGTCTATGCGGTGGACAGCGGGACCAACCAGCTGGCGTGGAAGCTGCGCCAGGACGACCGCGTCGTCGTGCATGAACAGACCAGCGCACGGGTGCTGACCGCGGCGCACATCCCCGAGCCGGTGGATATCGTGGTGTGCGATGCGAGCTTTATCGGCCTATCCAAGGTGCTGGAGCGCCCCTTTGCCTTTGTGCGCGAGGGGGCATGGGTGGTGGCGCTGATCAAGCCGCAGTTCGAGGCGGGGCGCGGCGAAGTCGGCAAGGGTGGCGTGGTGCGCGACCCGGCGGTGCATGAACGGGTGTGCGCCGAGGTGGTGGCGTGGCTGGAAGGTGCGGGCTGGTCGGTCGCGGGGGTGACGACGAGCCCGATCACCGGGCCGGAGGGAAATGTGGAATTTCTGGTTGCGGCGCGGGCGGGGGAGGATGGCGCCCTGATCCAGCAGCCGTCCTAG
- the hslV gene encoding ATP-dependent protease subunit HslV gives MSDSIKWHGTTILSVRRNGRVVIAGDGQVTQGHTVMKPNARKVRPLGDGSVIAGFAGATADAFTLFERLEAKLERHQGQLMRAAVELAKDWRTDKYLRNLEAMLIVADKDITLIITGNGDVLEPEAGIAAIGSGGNYALAAARALVDYEPDAEVLCRKAMGIAADVCVYTNDRLTVETLDAAA, from the coding sequence ATGAGCGATTCAATCAAGTGGCACGGCACGACGATCCTCTCCGTGCGCCGCAACGGCCGGGTGGTCATCGCCGGGGACGGCCAGGTGACCCAGGGCCATACCGTGATGAAGCCCAATGCGCGCAAGGTGCGCCCGCTGGGCGATGGCAGCGTGATCGCGGGCTTTGCCGGAGCGACCGCCGACGCCTTCACCCTGTTCGAACGGCTCGAGGCAAAGCTGGAACGGCATCAGGGCCAGTTGATGCGCGCCGCGGTCGAGCTGGCCAAGGACTGGCGCACCGACAAATATCTCCGCAATCTCGAAGCAATGCTGATCGTTGCGGACAAGGACATCACGCTGATCATCACCGGCAATGGCGATGTGCTGGAGCCTGAGGCGGGGATCGCGGCGATCGGGTCGGGGGGCAACTATGCCCTCGCCGCCGCCCGCGCGCTGGTCGATTACGAACCCGATGCCGAAGTGCTGTGCCGCAAGGCGATGGGCATCGCCGCCGATGTTTGCGTCTATACCAACGACCGGCTGACGGTCGAGACGCTGGACGCGGCCGCCTGA
- a CDS encoding carboxymuconolactone decarboxylase family protein has product MTERLNHMRQVPALTQKLTELTFALKKGTVEQTILSFVEIRASQLNSCAFCLDMHIKQAKLHNERELRIHHVAIWRESTLFNDRERAALEWTEALTRLSPHGVSDEIYAAVRAQFSEDELVYLTYMVMVINAWNRASIAFQSVPGSQDKAFGLDKAGLS; this is encoded by the coding sequence ATGACCGAAAGACTGAACCACATGCGGCAAGTACCGGCGCTGACGCAGAAGCTGACGGAGCTCACCTTCGCACTCAAGAAGGGCACGGTCGAGCAGACAATCCTGAGCTTCGTCGAGATTCGCGCGTCACAGCTCAATAGCTGCGCCTTCTGCCTCGATATGCACATCAAGCAAGCAAAGCTCCACAACGAGCGCGAGCTTCGTATCCACCACGTCGCGATCTGGCGTGAGTCGACTTTGTTCAATGATCGTGAGCGTGCCGCGCTGGAATGGACTGAAGCGCTGACCCGGCTGTCCCCGCACGGAGTGTCGGACGAAATCTACGCTGCGGTGCGTGCACAGTTTTCGGAAGATGAGCTGGTCTATCTCACCTACATGGTGATGGTGATCAATGCCTGGAACCGTGCCTCAATCGCGTTCCAGTCGGTGCCCGGCTCACAGGACAAAGCCTTTGGGCTGGACAAGGCGGGCTTATCCTAA
- a CDS encoding carboxymuconolactone decarboxylase family protein — protein sequence MNEIKRLVWHEVAPKGAQALFGVHHYITTDTNLPEEMIHLVFLRVSQINGCAHCIDLHTRDLLKTMPLDKVVLLPVWAEVPHLFDPQYRAALAWAEEVTRVSETHAADEAYAAAAAAFEPRDLVDLTIAIAAMNAFNRLGAPFRLPAKARP from the coding sequence ATGAACGAGATCAAGCGCCTGGTTTGGCATGAAGTGGCGCCGAAGGGCGCTCAGGCACTGTTCGGCGTGCATCACTACATCACGACCGACACCAATCTGCCAGAAGAGATGATCCACCTCGTGTTCCTGCGTGTGTCGCAGATCAACGGCTGCGCACATTGCATCGACTTGCATACGCGCGACCTGCTCAAGACGATGCCGCTCGACAAAGTAGTGCTGCTGCCGGTCTGGGCTGAGGTGCCGCACCTGTTCGATCCGCAATATCGCGCAGCGCTTGCCTGGGCCGAGGAGGTCACGCGGGTCAGCGAAACCCATGCTGCGGACGAGGCTTATGCCGCCGCAGCGGCAGCGTTCGAGCCGCGCGACCTAGTCGACCTGACGATCGCAATCGCGGCGATGAACGCCTTCAATCGCCTTGGCGCGCCATTCCGCTTGCCGGCGAAAGCCAGGCCCTGA